The following are encoded in a window of Staphylococcus piscifermentans genomic DNA:
- a CDS encoding YhgE/Pip family protein → MFNEFKLMKNNKMLIVALIAIGLLPLIYVALFVGSIWDPYDKTDNLKISIVNHDKSTTFQGKKLSIGDDLVDKLKDKKKFTFQEVSEKTARKQLKNGKSLGTIIIPKNTSKNATTILDEHPKKIHLETQVNPGSSFTGSQAAQKAIDTVTKTMQNNVREKYLGELFKANKQSKEGYSDTSDALGQMSNAEGQLIDGNNQVTQGLQQMAPMAGAQGQQLLQGNEKVTSGLQELQQNNNQLKSKIDDAVKKQTDVHFDKANENALNNIEDVDQHNITKADHYGETVLPYMAAVGLFVGAVSFAAIYPLTKTMTPETRPWKQILGKIFLYVIQGTFAAILMSLWVIFGLGLDIENMGHFLLVGILWSIAALSLTSLLVLFLDRVGLFLAMLVLVLQLSSSEGMFPIEMSAAFFRFIHPFSPMSYAIQGFREAIFTNAGHFSFGFVMLSLGSIAVVSMLIQYLVLIWFNKRGKPLIQMSFN, encoded by the coding sequence ATGTTTAATGAGTTTAAATTGATGAAAAACAACAAAATGTTGATTGTGGCGTTAATCGCCATCGGTTTATTGCCGCTCATTTATGTTGCACTATTTGTAGGGTCAATTTGGGATCCTTATGATAAAACGGATAACTTGAAGATTTCGATTGTCAATCACGACAAATCAACAACCTTTCAAGGAAAAAAATTAAGTATCGGCGATGACTTGGTTGATAAATTAAAGGATAAGAAAAAATTTACGTTCCAAGAAGTCTCTGAAAAAACTGCCAGAAAACAATTGAAGAATGGTAAGTCTTTAGGAACAATTATTATTCCAAAGAATACGTCAAAAAATGCGACTACTATATTAGACGAACACCCTAAGAAAATTCACTTAGAAACACAAGTGAATCCTGGCTCTAGTTTCACTGGAAGCCAAGCAGCACAAAAAGCCATTGATACAGTTACAAAAACAATGCAAAATAATGTGCGCGAAAAATATTTAGGTGAATTATTCAAAGCAAATAAACAATCTAAAGAAGGTTATTCTGATACCTCCGATGCTTTAGGCCAAATGTCTAATGCAGAAGGTCAATTAATCGACGGTAATAACCAAGTGACTCAAGGTTTGCAACAAATGGCTCCAATGGCTGGTGCACAAGGTCAACAGTTATTGCAGGGCAATGAAAAAGTAACAAGCGGTTTACAAGAATTGCAACAAAATAATAATCAATTGAAATCTAAAATTGATGATGCAGTTAAAAAACAAACTGACGTACATTTTGATAAAGCCAATGAAAATGCATTAAATAATATTGAAGATGTAGATCAACATAATATTACAAAAGCAGATCACTATGGCGAAACAGTATTGCCTTACATGGCTGCTGTAGGTTTATTCGTAGGCGCCGTATCCTTTGCAGCGATTTATCCGCTAACTAAAACAATGACGCCAGAGACAAGACCTTGGAAACAAATTCTAGGGAAAATATTCCTTTATGTCATTCAAGGTACCTTTGCAGCTATCTTAATGAGCTTATGGGTCATCTTCGGACTCGGTTTAGATATTGAAAACATGGGACACTTCTTATTAGTCGGCATCTTATGGAGTATCGCAGCACTGTCCTTAACTTCACTCTTAGTGTTATTCTTAGACCGTGTAGGACTCTTCTTAGCAATGCTCGTTCTTGTATTGCAATTGAGTTCAAGTGAAGGAATGTTCCCAATTGAAATGTCAGCAGCATTCTTCCGCTTCATCCATCCATTCTCACCAATGTCATATGCTATCCAAGGATTCCGTGAAGCTATCTTTACGAACGCCGGTCATTTCAGCTTCGGTTTCGTCATGCTGTCACTTGGCAGCATCGCAGTCGTTTCTATGTTGATCCAATACCTCGTATTAATCTGGTTCAACAAACGCGGCAAACCATTGATTCAAATGAGCTTTAATTAA
- a CDS encoding phytoene/squalene synthase family protein, which yields MEQTINEDYEYCKRIMEEYSKTFFYAFNNLPESERKAVWAIYAICRMIDDSIDEYEDPERLQAIREDLDAVYKGKSEQQFKSDAPVMRAFSDTLQEYSVPQQAFLTLMDYVEADLTMTALQTDQDLYAYCYGVAGTIGELLTPVLADPTYYETADAIGIELGKALQITNILRDVGEDFENGRIYLSAERLQKYEVDLEAVYHQGITQNYIDLWESYAQDADDMYTHALDNLHYFHPEARPIIELAAEAYHAILPVVRKQKYSLHQRAYVSRWKKGRIYRRVMKNYK from the coding sequence GTGGAACAGACAATCAATGAAGATTATGAATATTGTAAACGTATCATGGAAGAATACTCTAAAACTTTCTTCTATGCCTTCAACAATCTTCCAGAAAGCGAACGTAAAGCAGTATGGGCTATTTATGCAATTTGTCGCATGATAGATGACAGTATTGATGAGTATGAAGATCCTGAACGTTTGCAGGCGATACGTGAAGATTTAGATGCGGTTTATAAAGGGAAATCTGAGCAGCAATTTAAAAGCGATGCGCCAGTCATGCGTGCATTTAGCGATACTTTGCAAGAATATTCTGTTCCGCAACAAGCATTCTTGACTTTGATGGATTATGTAGAAGCGGATTTGACGATGACGGCCTTGCAGACAGACCAAGATTTATACGCGTATTGTTATGGGGTAGCTGGTACGATTGGAGAATTGCTGACACCGGTATTAGCAGACCCAACGTACTATGAAACTGCTGATGCAATCGGTATAGAATTAGGCAAAGCATTGCAAATTACGAATATATTGCGAGATGTCGGAGAAGATTTTGAAAATGGTCGCATCTATCTTAGTGCGGAACGTCTCCAGAAATATGAGGTGGATTTAGAAGCGGTCTATCATCAAGGTATTACCCAAAATTATATTGATTTATGGGAAAGTTATGCGCAAGATGCAGACGATATGTATACGCACGCTTTAGACAACTTACATTACTTCCATCCTGAAGCACGTCCGATTATTGAGTTAGCTGCTGAAGCGTATCATGCAATCTTACCGGTAGTGCGCAAACAGAAATACTCCTTACATCAACGTGCCTATGTCAGCCGTTGGAAAAAAGGTCGGATTTATCGCCGCGTAATGAAGAATTATAAATAA
- a CDS encoding YfcC family protein, whose protein sequence is MTETTQAKDKTKPSKPRKFKFKTPHTYALLMMIIAVACILTYIIPAGEYKREEKGGQTLVVPGSYHEIAQHGVSFLDLFRAVPEGLLTGGEIVFYIFLVGGAFGIVHRTGAFENGINQAIKSLGSSKILMIPLTMTVFSILGFSIGLAEETIIFVPIGVIIARTLGYDALTGAAMVILGAASGFIGGMLNPFTVGVAQTVAELPMFSGWGLRTIIYLFILAAAISTVLLYARKVKRNPQKSIVYALEQEEGDSHKDIDYERFTKRQALALGMIVLAIIFNVYGIFRFEWTFNQMSANFVLAGLLAGLISGLGLNGTFDAFIDGMKDILFGAMIVGFAKGIVVILEQGKIIDSIIHGMTTLLNDVPSSIVIIVMFIFQFFLNFFIPSGSGQALTTMPLMVPISDLLHINRQLTVLAFQYGDSISNVLFPTSAILMGALAVAKISYVQWLKFAWKLIAIWALICAIAMSIALIAGY, encoded by the coding sequence ATGACAGAGACAACACAAGCAAAGGACAAAACGAAGCCATCGAAACCTAGGAAATTCAAATTCAAAACACCGCATACTTACGCTTTACTAATGATGATTATCGCTGTAGCTTGCATTTTAACTTATATTATTCCAGCAGGAGAATACAAACGAGAAGAAAAGGGCGGACAGACACTTGTAGTTCCAGGATCTTACCATGAAATTGCACAACACGGTGTATCCTTTCTAGACTTATTCCGAGCTGTGCCAGAAGGATTATTAACAGGAGGAGAAATTGTCTTTTACATCTTCTTAGTCGGAGGCGCCTTTGGTATTGTTCATCGTACAGGTGCTTTCGAAAACGGTATTAATCAGGCCATAAAATCATTAGGTTCTTCGAAAATCCTGATGATTCCGCTCACTATGACCGTCTTTTCCATCTTAGGATTCTCTATCGGTTTAGCAGAAGAAACTATTATCTTCGTGCCGATTGGTGTCATTATTGCCCGCACGCTTGGTTATGATGCACTGACAGGAGCCGCCATGGTCATACTCGGTGCTGCCAGCGGATTTATCGGCGGAATGCTTAATCCATTTACAGTCGGTGTTGCACAAACAGTGGCAGAACTGCCGATGTTCTCAGGGTGGGGCTTGAGAACAATCATCTATCTCTTTATACTAGCCGCCGCAATTTCTACGGTTCTGCTCTATGCACGCAAGGTAAAACGCAATCCGCAGAAGAGTATCGTGTATGCCCTTGAACAAGAAGAAGGCGATAGCCATAAAGACATTGACTATGAACGCTTTACCAAACGCCAAGCCTTAGCACTCGGCATGATTGTGCTCGCTATTATCTTCAATGTATACGGCATCTTCCGCTTCGAATGGACCTTCAACCAAATGAGCGCCAACTTTGTACTGGCAGGCTTACTCGCCGGCCTAATCAGTGGACTTGGTCTCAACGGAACTTTCGACGCCTTTATCGACGGCATGAAAGACATCCTCTTCGGCGCCATGATCGTAGGTTTCGCCAAAGGAATCGTCGTCATTTTAGAACAAGGCAAGATCATCGACAGCATCATTCACGGCATGACCACACTATTAAACGACGTGCCATCATCCATCGTCATCATCGTCATGTTCATCTTCCAATTCTTCCTGAACTTCTTCATCCCATCCGGTTCAGGCCAAGCACTCACAACCATGCCATTGATGGTGCCCATTTCAGACCTGCTGCACATCAACCGTCAGCTCACCGTGCTCGCCTTTCAATACGGCGACTCCATCAGCAACGTCCTCTTCCCGACATCCGCCATCCTGATGGGAGCCCTCGCCGTAGCCAAAATCTCCTACGTCCAGTGGCTGAAATTCGCCTGGAAACTCATCGCCATTTGGGCCCTAATCTGCGCGATAGCCATGTCCATTGCATTAATTGCAGGATATTAG
- a CDS encoding glycerate kinase, with amino-acid sequence MNVKKIVIAPDSFKESMTAAEAGRALQMGLSAALPETTEYDIVPMADGGEGTMQALHSALGGAYQRIEVQNALGAPVEAQYSYVFNQATAIIELAEASGLERISAEDRNPLLTSTFGTGQLILDALEKGAQKIILGIGGSATNDGGTGMLRALGAKFFDAEGEILPEGGASLKRLEHIDLSAIDDRLKDVEFEIVCDVDNPLLGERGATKTYGAQKGASEADLEVLEDALTQYRDVLITTFNHDYSEVPGAGAAGGTGIALHAFLSAELTRGIDVVLRETDLETRLKNADLCITGEGKIDAQTIYGKTPIGVAEVAQRCNVPVIAVCGVVGEDYDIVHDHGISYVFSLVGKDDEAKHADKPSQTEISEAVENGFSAMVEKGRAIGEWIQRKK; translated from the coding sequence ATGAATGTTAAAAAGATAGTCATTGCTCCAGATTCATTTAAGGAGAGTATGACAGCGGCAGAAGCGGGACGTGCACTGCAAATGGGCTTGAGCGCTGCACTTCCAGAAACGACTGAATATGATATTGTCCCGATGGCAGATGGTGGTGAAGGAACGATGCAAGCACTCCATTCAGCTTTAGGTGGTGCTTATCAGAGAATCGAAGTACAAAATGCACTAGGTGCTCCTGTAGAGGCGCAGTACTCTTATGTCTTTAACCAGGCCACTGCGATTATAGAATTGGCTGAGGCATCAGGCTTGGAACGTATTTCAGCAGAGGACCGCAATCCTCTCTTAACTTCTACTTTCGGTACAGGCCAACTGATCTTGGATGCTTTAGAAAAGGGTGCACAGAAAATCATTCTAGGCATCGGCGGCAGTGCAACTAACGACGGCGGTACAGGAATGTTGCGTGCACTAGGTGCAAAATTCTTTGATGCAGAGGGAGAAATATTACCTGAAGGCGGTGCTTCATTAAAACGATTAGAGCACATTGACTTGAGTGCAATAGATGACCGTCTGAAAGATGTAGAATTTGAAATTGTTTGTGATGTGGATAATCCATTGCTTGGAGAACGTGGCGCAACTAAAACTTATGGCGCGCAAAAAGGAGCGTCAGAAGCGGATTTAGAAGTATTAGAAGACGCACTCACTCAATATCGGGACGTCTTAATCACCACTTTCAATCACGATTACTCTGAAGTTCCTGGGGCTGGCGCAGCTGGTGGCACAGGAATTGCGTTGCATGCGTTCCTTTCAGCTGAATTGACACGTGGAATTGATGTGGTATTGAGAGAAACCGATTTAGAAACACGCCTAAAGAACGCAGATTTGTGTATTACCGGAGAAGGCAAGATAGATGCACAGACAATTTACGGCAAAACACCGATTGGCGTGGCAGAAGTGGCGCAACGTTGCAACGTGCCTGTCATAGCAGTCTGCGGCGTAGTGGGCGAAGATTATGACATTGTACATGACCATGGCATTTCCTATGTGTTTTCATTAGTAGGTAAAGATGATGAAGCTAAGCATGCCGACAAGCCTTCTCAAACGGAAATTTCAGAAGCTGTGGAGAATGGATTTAGTGCTATGGTGGAAAAAGGTAGAGCAATTGGCGAGTGGATTCAAAGAAAAAAATAA
- a CDS encoding pyridoxamine 5'-phosphate oxidase family protein, with protein sequence MDREVVLKKIKEIMKESRIGVLSTSQDNVPDSRYMIFYDQEFDLYTKTSRESMKIEEIEKNPIAHILLGYDDTKNHSFLEIYADLEVTENPDIIDWIWDEQDKSFFQSKDDPKLCVIRAIPKSIKLMNSDSEDGPQLVEFD encoded by the coding sequence ATGGATAGAGAAGTTGTATTGAAAAAAATCAAAGAAATTATGAAAGAATCCCGTATCGGTGTCTTATCTACTTCACAAGACAATGTTCCAGATAGTCGTTATATGATTTTCTATGATCAAGAATTTGATCTTTATACAAAAACGAGCAGAGAATCAATGAAAATCGAGGAAATTGAAAAGAATCCTATCGCTCATATTTTACTTGGTTATGACGATACAAAAAATCACAGTTTCTTAGAAATCTACGCTGATTTAGAAGTAACTGAGAATCCAGATATTATTGATTGGATTTGGGATGAACAAGATAAATCATTCTTCCAATCTAAAGATGACCCTAAATTATGTGTCATCAGAGCCATTCCAAAATCTATCAAACTCATGAACAGCGATTCTGAAGATGGACCGCAATTAGTAGAATTTGATTAA
- a CDS encoding NADP-dependent oxidoreductase, translating to MKAMAVDKYGKQPVQMKELPIPEVGTEDVLVRVKAASVNPVDFKIRDGDLKMVMKYRFPLILGNDFAGVIEKVGKDVTDYKVGDKVYGRPGKDKIGTFAQYFALSHNDIAPMPENLNYVEAASIPLVGLTSYQAFHEIMHLKKDDKVLVQAGSGGVGTFAIQLGKVMGLHVATTVSDRGEELVKSLGADEIINYKQQNFWDVLSGYDGVFNLIPGENLDKAFTILKRGGSIASLVGPPTNKFADEMHLNPIQRLGVWFMSRNVRKLMKQYGVHYEFFLMHPSGEQLRTITNLIEEQEIKPVIDKVFPFHDTQKALEYSEEGHAKGKVVVKIED from the coding sequence ATGAAAGCAATGGCTGTAGATAAATATGGTAAACAACCCGTGCAAATGAAAGAATTACCTATTCCAGAAGTAGGGACAGAAGACGTCTTGGTAAGAGTGAAAGCAGCAAGTGTCAATCCAGTAGATTTCAAGATACGTGACGGCGATTTAAAGATGGTCATGAAATACCGTTTCCCGCTAATTTTAGGAAATGATTTTGCAGGCGTGATTGAAAAGGTAGGTAAAGATGTTACGGATTATAAAGTCGGCGATAAAGTGTATGGTCGACCAGGCAAGGATAAAATCGGTACGTTCGCGCAATATTTTGCGTTGAGTCATAATGATATTGCGCCAATGCCAGAGAACTTAAATTATGTAGAAGCGGCAAGTATCCCTTTAGTCGGCTTGACCTCTTATCAAGCCTTTCATGAAATTATGCATTTGAAAAAAGATGATAAAGTGCTCGTACAAGCAGGCTCAGGTGGTGTCGGTACGTTTGCCATCCAGCTCGGCAAAGTAATGGGCTTGCATGTGGCCACAACTGTAAGTGATCGCGGCGAAGAGCTCGTGAAGTCTTTAGGTGCTGATGAGATTATCAATTATAAACAACAAAACTTCTGGGATGTGCTGTCTGGTTATGATGGTGTATTTAATCTGATTCCAGGAGAGAATCTAGATAAAGCTTTCACTATTTTAAAACGTGGCGGCTCCATCGCTTCATTAGTAGGACCGCCTACTAATAAGTTTGCTGATGAGATGCATCTGAATCCTATCCAACGTTTAGGCGTGTGGTTTATGTCCCGCAATGTACGCAAGTTGATGAAACAATATGGCGTGCACTATGAATTCTTCTTAATGCATCCAAGCGGCGAACAGCTGCGTACGATAACGAACTTGATTGAGGAACAAGAAATTAAACCCGTCATTGACAAAGTCTTTCCATTCCATGATACGCAGAAAGCTTTAGAGTACTCTGAAGAAGGACATGCGAAAGGAAAAGTCGTTGTAAAAATAGAAGATTAA
- a CDS encoding MarR family winged helix-turn-helix transcriptional regulator produces the protein MTYDMQEALTRFDLILMSINKTISDMLQETGLEYTISREQMEALIIIRTCNQVTVNELAEKQGIFKTAASKRINKLEKLGLVKQAPSENKRIKLMQMTEEGARFLDEVKRKLSSVVEQSLHGIFSTEEINDFVDKLKDIEKALKERKRYIHD, from the coding sequence ATGACTTATGATATGCAAGAAGCGCTGACACGCTTCGACCTCATTTTGATGAGTATCAACAAGACAATTTCGGATATGCTGCAAGAAACTGGACTGGAATATACCATTTCACGCGAACAAATGGAAGCACTGATTATTATTCGTACCTGCAACCAAGTCACGGTCAATGAATTGGCTGAGAAGCAAGGCATTTTTAAGACTGCTGCTTCTAAACGAATTAATAAACTGGAAAAGTTAGGGCTGGTAAAGCAGGCGCCCTCTGAAAATAAACGTATCAAACTGATGCAGATGACAGAGGAAGGTGCACGGTTTTTAGATGAAGTGAAGCGCAAACTTTCCAGCGTTGTAGAACAAAGTTTACATGGCATATTTTCGACGGAAGAAATCAATGACTTCGTCGATAAATTAAAGGATATTGAAAAGGCTTTAAAAGAACGAAAACGCTATATACACGATTAA
- a CDS encoding DUF1722 domain-containing protein, which translates to MSQHTKEKLWSEYKYEVMWHSQKHYNQIREEMKAQLTEDGLKSLIDEALAIEPQKGSMLNTFDHMWGYFKKEATDTEKEQHQKLKENFQSDKATQTDLLQFICTLAEKYQGKYLLDSSILKKA; encoded by the coding sequence GTGAGCCAACATACGAAAGAGAAATTGTGGAGCGAATACAAATACGAAGTTATGTGGCACAGTCAGAAGCACTACAATCAAATACGTGAAGAAATGAAAGCACAACTCACTGAAGACGGTTTAAAATCTTTAATCGATGAAGCTTTAGCTATTGAACCGCAAAAAGGTTCTATGCTGAATACCTTTGATCATATGTGGGGATATTTTAAGAAAGAAGCAACAGATACAGAGAAAGAACAGCATCAAAAATTAAAAGAAAACTTCCAATCTGACAAAGCAACACAAACTGACTTATTGCAGTTTATTTGTACACTTGCCGAAAAATATCAGGGCAAGTATTTGTTGGATTCGTCGATTTTGAAAAAAGCATGA